In one window of Chryseobacterium sp. JV274 DNA:
- a CDS encoding RNA polymerase sigma factor, with amino-acid sequence MSPTDYTLLKKIKSGDRPAFMLLYDRYWDSLYSFVFVRTRDKEIAEEILQNLWVKILENTDVIQTDDSESAKGYLLRHLHYRILDFYNSYKKAPLTLSIDEFDIPNEFEISDTDYFEILEENEINTLLSMIDEVVAQLPSTEQQVYDMRIRKNMSVNETAEALGLSNKTVSNKLSKALGEIREQLNPEYQSSKKLVSILLLMEILMRY; translated from the coding sequence ATGAGCCCAACAGACTATACATTATTAAAGAAAATAAAATCAGGCGACCGTCCTGCATTTATGCTGCTGTATGACCGATATTGGGATAGTCTATATAGCTTTGTCTTTGTACGGACCCGGGATAAGGAAATCGCTGAGGAAATCCTTCAGAACCTGTGGGTAAAGATTCTTGAGAATACAGATGTAATACAAACTGACGATTCAGAAAGTGCAAAAGGCTATCTTCTCCGCCATCTTCATTACCGTATCCTTGACTTTTATAACAGTTATAAAAAAGCTCCTCTCACGCTGAGTATTGACGAGTTTGATATCCCCAATGAATTTGAGATATCGGATACAGATTATTTTGAAATTCTTGAAGAAAATGAGATCAATACTTTATTATCGATGATTGATGAAGTGGTTGCCCAGCTTCCTTCAACGGAACAGCAGGTATATGATATGAGGATCCGGAAAAACATGTCCGTTAATGAAACTGCAGAAGCTTTGGGACTCAGCAATAAGACGGTAAGTAATAAATTAAGCAAAGCTTTGGGGGAAATCCGTGAACAACTGAATCCGGAATATCAGTCGTCTAAGAAATTGGTCTCTATCCTGTTGCTGATGGAGATTTTGATGAGGTATTGA